One bacterium genomic window carries:
- a CDS encoding right-handed parallel beta-helix repeat-containing protein: MRFWISLLVCIVALLLSCAGQYQPDYNTVFVKSSAEPGGDGTFRAPFVSLQTAIDSAHSGDKIVLLSGTYNGISTKFTEDLCGNCTEPITPVEASYGFIIKDKSLSITGDHADSVVLITNAGYGIYFSNSWGSTIENVKITGGVRDRDGNATDAAIVAKFSRLTVRNCEIINNDNRDTTVVVGIGGIFVREGSELFIENNRIINGGWDGIALYRGAKAFIADNVITKGRGAGIGITWDAQATVLRNRVSEFWKGIGSFGTSRAVVRNNIVQDCLGWGIIATGESFMEASNNLIYRNGNCGFANWGDREQKLGPRGVFVNNIVYNNGWRAKWVCPCVGIWMLGNPVDFVIANNNVYVDPEIISAERAAPTTAAGEDLKWAANYQEIADLTGKFGNISVNPLFADTLSFKLLPTSVLINAGDSVLTDLDGTRSDIGPWGGNSAAK, translated from the coding sequence ATGCGTTTTTGGATATCGTTGCTGGTCTGTATCGTCGCACTTCTTCTATCCTGTGCCGGTCAGTATCAGCCTGATTACAATACTGTCTTTGTAAAATCAAGTGCCGAACCCGGCGGCGATGGCACTTTCCGGGCGCCTTTCGTAAGTCTCCAAACCGCAATCGATTCGGCGCACTCTGGCGACAAGATCGTCCTGCTGAGTGGCACCTATAATGGGATATCGACCAAATTTACTGAGGATTTATGCGGCAACTGCACCGAGCCGATTACCCCCGTCGAAGCGTCCTACGGATTCATCATTAAGGACAAATCCCTCTCAATCACCGGCGACCATGCCGATTCCGTCGTTCTGATAACCAACGCCGGCTACGGCATCTACTTCTCCAATAGCTGGGGATCAACAATTGAGAACGTAAAGATCACCGGCGGAGTCCGCGACCGCGATGGCAACGCCACCGATGCCGCTATCGTCGCCAAGTTCTCCCGCCTCACCGTCCGCAATTGCGAGATCATTAACAACGACAACCGCGACACCACCGTCGTCGTCGGCATCGGCGGAATCTTCGTCCGCGAAGGCTCGGAGCTCTTCATCGAGAACAACCGCATCATCAACGGCGGCTGGGATGGCATCGCGCTCTATCGTGGCGCCAAAGCCTTCATCGCCGACAACGTCATCACCAAAGGCCGCGGCGCTGGAATCGGCATAACCTGGGACGCCCAAGCCACCGTCCTACGCAATCGCGTCAGTGAATTCTGGAAAGGCATCGGCTCGTTCGGAACTTCGCGTGCAGTCGTACGCAACAACATCGTGCAGGACTGCCTCGGCTGGGGAATCATCGCTACCGGCGAGTCATTCATGGAAGCATCCAACAATCTGATTTATCGCAACGGCAACTGCGGCTTTGCCAATTGGGGCGACCGCGAACAAAAACTCGGACCGCGCGGCGTCTTCGTCAACAACATCGTTTACAATAATGGCTGGCGTGCAAAGTGGGTCTGTCCTTGCGTGGGAATCTGGATGCTGGGCAATCCCGTTGACTTTGTAATCGCCAACAACAACGTCTATGTCGACCCGGAGATCATTTCCGCCGAACGCGCCGCACCGACTACCGCTGCCGGCGAAGACCTCAAATGGGCGGCAAACTACCAGGAAATCGCCGACCTGACCGGCAAGTTCGGCAACATCTCTGTCAATCCCCTATTCGCTGATACACTGTCATTCAAACTGCTTCCGACATCCGTCTTGATCAATGCTGGAGATTCTGTCCTCACCGATCTCGACGGCACTCGCTCCGACATCGGCCCTTGGGGCGGCAATTCGGCAGCGAAGTAG
- a CDS encoding superoxide dismutase: MAYELPKLPYAYDALEPFIDKETMTIHHTKHHQTYVTKLNEALANAPDLQTKSVEALVTDLNSVPEAIRTAVRNHGGGHANHTFFWNILKKDAKLGGAVADAINSTFGSHDTFKEKFTAAATGVFGSGWAWLVASGGKLEIVTTPNQDSPLTQGKKPIIGIDVWEHAYYLKYQNRRPEYIAAFLNIINWDEVNKVFAAAK; this comes from the coding sequence ATGGCCTACGAATTACCCAAACTTCCCTACGCATATGATGCACTTGAACCGTTCATCGACAAGGAAACGATGACCATCCATCACACCAAGCATCATCAGACTTACGTCACCAAACTCAACGAGGCTCTCGCCAATGCGCCCGATCTTCAAACCAAGTCGGTGGAAGCACTTGTGACCGACCTCAACTCGGTTCCCGAGGCCATCCGCACAGCCGTCCGTAATCACGGCGGCGGGCACGCCAATCACACTTTCTTCTGGAATATCCTCAAGAAAGACGCCAAACTTGGCGGAGCCGTTGCCGATGCGATCAACAGCACTTTCGGCAGTCACGACACTTTCAAAGAAAAATTCACTGCTGCTGCGACTGGAGTCTTCGGCTCAGGTTGGGCATGGCTGGTCGCTTCCGGCGGTAAGTTGGAAATCGTGACGACTCCCAATCAAGATTCGCCACTCACCCAAGGCAAGAAACCGATCATCGGCATTGACGTCTGGGAGCACGCCTACTACCTCAAGTACCAAAATCGTCGCCCTGAGTACATTGCTGCTTTCTTGAACATCATCAACTGGGATGAGGTCAACAAAGTCTTCGCTGCCGCCAAGTAG
- a CDS encoding response regulator: MAAEISKVLVVDDDPNLTDLLVDTLSAIGYEPHSAGSAQEALNVLSSMRIDLVISDINMPEMSGIELLQEIKKRNRRLPVMLITGIGSDGIKAQAYSKGADGFLAKPFRIGTMESEIGKMLSSLKRRRIVVIDDNEEFLASLCQRLEEGDNEVHAFTTVKDTTEYLTENPVDLVITDLKMPDGDGLSLISQLHDRFPNLPVVMVSAYATDDLVERIRKSGVQKFLTKPVNFSELDDVVKSCVAALK; encoded by the coding sequence ATGGCGGCAGAAATCTCGAAAGTACTGGTAGTTGATGACGATCCAAACCTCACGGATTTGCTTGTAGATACGCTATCCGCAATCGGGTACGAGCCACATTCGGCAGGGTCTGCGCAGGAGGCGCTCAATGTGCTGTCTTCGATGCGGATCGATCTGGTGATATCAGACATCAACATGCCGGAAATGTCGGGAATTGAACTGCTGCAAGAGATCAAGAAGAGAAATCGACGTCTTCCGGTTATGCTTATCACGGGAATTGGCAGTGACGGGATTAAGGCGCAGGCATACTCAAAGGGAGCGGACGGTTTTCTGGCGAAACCGTTTCGGATTGGAACAATGGAATCGGAAATTGGCAAGATGTTGTCGAGTCTGAAAAGGCGTCGCATCGTTGTAATCGATGATAACGAGGAGTTCCTTGCGAGTCTCTGTCAACGGCTTGAAGAGGGCGACAATGAAGTTCACGCATTCACGACAGTCAAAGATACAACTGAATACCTCACTGAGAATCCTGTTGATCTGGTAATCACCGATCTAAAGATGCCGGATGGCGACGGGCTTAGCCTGATAAGCCAGTTGCACGATCGCTTCCCGAATTTGCCGGTAGTAATGGTGAGCGCTTACGCGACGGATGATCTGGTCGAGCGGATACGGAAGTCCGGAGTACAGAAGTTTCTGACGAAACCGGTCAATTTCAGCGAGCTTGATGACGTCGTTAAATCTTGTGTCGCGGCCCTGAAGTAA
- a CDS encoding ABC transporter ATP-binding protein: protein MTEPWITTKELCRYYQRGPQEIRAIDSVNLNIARGEFVGIVGSSGSGKSTLLNLLAGLDTPTAGSIAVGATVLSALSRKDLAAYRARQVGMIFQTFNLLPHHTALRNVEVALYFNDTPRNERHKRASEILTSLGMGDRLEHRPSALSGGEQQRVAIARALVKRPEVIFADEPTGNLDYENARQIAALLTDLNKEGLTVVMVSHDLELARSICNRIIKMHYGRIVEDSGAQQ from the coding sequence ATGACCGAACCTTGGATAACCACGAAAGAACTTTGCCGCTACTATCAACGCGGTCCGCAAGAAATTCGCGCAATCGACAGTGTTAATCTTAATATCGCCCGCGGCGAGTTTGTCGGAATAGTCGGGTCCTCCGGTTCCGGCAAATCGACGCTCTTGAATTTGCTTGCCGGGCTCGATACGCCGACTGCGGGGAGTATTGCAGTTGGTGCGACGGTGTTGAGTGCGCTTAGCCGCAAGGACCTTGCAGCGTATCGCGCACGCCAAGTGGGGATGATTTTCCAGACATTTAATCTGCTTCCGCATCATACGGCGCTTCGCAATGTCGAAGTCGCCCTGTATTTCAATGACACACCGCGCAACGAGCGCCACAAACGGGCGAGCGAAATCTTGACCAGCCTGGGAATGGGCGACCGGCTGGAACATCGTCCGAGTGCGCTTTCCGGCGGCGAGCAACAGCGCGTGGCGATTGCAAGGGCGCTGGTCAAGCGGCCGGAAGTGATATTCGCCGACGAGCCGACGGGGAACCTCGATTACGAAAATGCACGGCAAATTGCGGCGTTGTTGACTGACCTGAACAAAGAGGGATTGACTGTCGTGATGGTGTCGCACGATTTGGAACTGGCGCGCAGTATCTGTAATCGAATCATCAAAATGCACTATGGCCGGATCGTTGAAGATTCGGGGGCACAACAGTGA
- a CDS encoding inositol monophosphatase: MTAALLAETSATAKAAGKILLDNVQKNRKVQFKGRIDIVTEMDLASEKLIVARLGKALPEASFLTEEGSIADLNSEFKWVIDPLDGTTNYAHTFPVWCVSIGLQYRDEMILGCVYDPTRDELFTATKHDKSRLNGQIIKVSDRRRLDQALLATGFPYDIRTSRINNLVNFTNFVKTARAVRRAGSAALDLCYLACGRFDGYWELKLHPWDMAAGVLIVKQAGGKITDFEGQPFSIYRDRLLGSNGRIHKEMMRVLAADKK; this comes from the coding sequence ATGACCGCCGCGCTGCTGGCAGAGACTTCTGCAACAGCCAAAGCCGCCGGAAAAATCCTCCTCGATAATGTTCAGAAGAACCGCAAAGTGCAATTCAAGGGCCGTATCGACATCGTCACCGAAATGGACTTAGCCAGCGAGAAGTTGATCGTTGCCCGTCTTGGCAAAGCCCTGCCCGAAGCCTCATTCCTCACCGAAGAAGGAAGCATCGCCGACTTGAACTCAGAATTCAAATGGGTAATTGACCCGCTTGACGGAACAACAAACTACGCCCACACTTTTCCGGTCTGGTGCGTTTCAATCGGCTTGCAATACCGCGATGAAATGATTCTCGGCTGTGTATACGACCCGACCCGCGATGAGTTGTTCACTGCGACCAAGCATGACAAGTCGCGGCTCAATGGTCAGATTATCAAGGTCAGCGATCGTCGCCGTCTCGATCAGGCGCTGCTCGCCACCGGTTTTCCGTATGATATCCGCACCAGTCGCATCAACAATCTTGTCAATTTCACCAACTTCGTCAAGACAGCGCGTGCTGTCAGACGTGCAGGTTCTGCAGCGTTGGATCTGTGCTATCTTGCCTGTGGACGATTTGATGGCTATTGGGAGTTGAAACTGCATCCATGGGATATGGCTGCGGGAGTCTTGATAGTTAAACAGGCAGGCGGAAAAATCACCGACTTTGAGGGCCAACCTTTTTCAATCTATCGGGATCGTTTACTCGGTTCGAATGGCCGCATTCACAAAGAAATGATGCGGGTTCTCGCCGCGGACAAAAAATAG
- a CDS encoding ABC transporter ATP-binding protein, giving the protein MSRIEFRSVVKRFNNNLVIPRLDLQIPSGLLTVLLGPSGCGKSTILRMIAGLETPDEGAILIDDIDITTQEPRHRNMAMVFQNYALYPHLSVRGNLEFPLKVAKTPKETMVAKVAEAAQLLGLTPMLDRYPRTLSGGERQRTAVGRAIVRNPQVFLFDEPLSNLDFQLRNQMRGELKSLQMRLGKTTVYVTHDQTEAMTMADSLVVLNQGKIMQIGSPTEVFRKPANLFVARFIGSPPMNIIRIEVESGVCYPIGKRVPLTNLPIPNGRYILGIRPDQLPVSSKTGQKHLSVERIEFHGTATFLIGKIGDDIVMALAPTDRTVNVGDQIELDFANSVLHVFDESTGNRLSF; this is encoded by the coding sequence ATGAGCAGAATCGAGTTTCGCAGCGTCGTCAAGCGCTTTAACAACAATCTGGTAATCCCCCGGCTGGATCTGCAAATCCCCTCCGGTTTGTTGACTGTCTTGCTTGGTCCTTCTGGATGCGGCAAATCGACAATCCTGCGCATGATTGCTGGTCTCGAAACGCCTGATGAGGGCGCCATTCTAATCGACGACATCGACATTACGACACAGGAACCCCGCCACCGCAACATGGCAATGGTGTTTCAGAATTATGCACTATATCCGCATTTGTCTGTCCGGGGGAATCTCGAATTCCCTCTCAAAGTCGCCAAAACTCCGAAAGAGACCATGGTCGCCAAAGTCGCTGAAGCGGCTCAGCTCCTCGGCTTGACACCGATGCTTGACCGCTACCCACGTACACTCTCTGGCGGAGAACGTCAGCGTACTGCTGTCGGAAGGGCAATCGTGCGCAATCCACAGGTCTTCCTCTTCGATGAACCTCTTTCGAATCTCGACTTCCAGCTCCGCAACCAAATGCGCGGCGAATTGAAGTCTCTGCAGATGCGTTTGGGCAAGACAACTGTCTATGTGACCCATGACCAGACCGAAGCGATGACGATGGCTGACAGCCTCGTCGTTCTCAATCAGGGGAAGATCATGCAGATTGGATCCCCTACCGAAGTCTTCCGAAAACCGGCCAACCTCTTTGTTGCCCGCTTCATCGGATCGCCCCCAATGAACATCATCCGAATCGAAGTCGAATCAGGCGTCTGCTATCCAATCGGTAAACGTGTGCCGCTCACAAACCTCCCTATTCCTAACGGAAGGTACATTCTCGGCATCCGACCTGACCAGCTTCCCGTCTCTTCTAAAACCGGCCAGAAGCACCTCTCCGTCGAGCGTATCGAATTTCACGGCACGGCGACATTTCTGATAGGAAAAATCGGCGATGACATCGTTATGGCGCTCGCTCCAACTGACCGGACAGTCAATGTCGGCGATCAAATCGAACTCGATTTCGCCAACTCAGTGCTGCACGTCTTTGATGAAAGCACCGGCAATCGTCTCTCATTCTGA
- a CDS encoding peptidylprolyl isomerase, producing MASAKNGDTVRVHYTGKLLDGTIFDSSEGSDPLEFILGQQQVIAGFDSAVLGMNIGAKTTVTIPVADAYGQRKPGLVLDVDRSEFPPDIEPRIGLNLRMEQSDGSTVNVAVTNVADNMVTLDANHPLAGEDLVFDIELVEIIAA from the coding sequence ATGGCTTCAGCTAAAAATGGCGATACCGTCCGCGTTCACTATACCGGCAAACTTCTTGACGGAACCATCTTCGACAGTTCCGAAGGCAGCGACCCGCTCGAATTTATCCTCGGCCAACAGCAAGTCATCGCCGGTTTCGACAGCGCCGTTCTCGGCATGAATATCGGCGCCAAAACCACTGTGACAATCCCGGTCGCCGATGCCTATGGTCAGCGCAAACCCGGCTTGGTCCTCGATGTCGACCGCTCGGAGTTTCCGCCCGACATCGAACCTCGCATCGGCCTGAATCTGCGCATGGAACAATCCGACGGCTCAACCGTGAATGTCGCTGTTACAAACGTCGCAGACAACATGGTCACGCTCGATGCCAACCACCCGTTGGCCGGCGAAGACCTCGTCTTCGATATCGAACTGGTCGAAATCATCGCCGCCTAA
- a CDS encoding SprT-like domain-containing protein — protein sequence MNRKKSSPNTLPTNLSLFEQPFLVQPSKTEKPSDGILPSVDELYNRFHHFNVKYFAGKLPTPRIRYSSRMLCAGQYIRGRVEIVLSSKYHELFPEDIDDTLKHEMIHIIHFNHNADFKSEAARIGASVKAKAHSQLRLPARYIYQCKSCKTEYPRRKRLISASCGKCSPSRFDARFKLALKKKLK from the coding sequence ATGAACAGGAAAAAAAGCAGTCCCAATACGTTGCCGACCAATCTCAGCCTGTTCGAGCAACCGTTCCTGGTACAGCCGTCCAAGACGGAGAAACCAAGTGACGGGATACTGCCATCGGTTGATGAACTGTATAATCGATTTCATCATTTTAACGTAAAGTATTTTGCGGGTAAGCTCCCAACGCCGCGGATTCGCTACTCTTCGCGGATGCTGTGCGCGGGCCAATACATCCGCGGCCGGGTAGAGATCGTGCTATCGAGCAAGTATCATGAGCTGTTTCCGGAAGATATCGATGATACGCTCAAGCATGAGATGATCCACATAATTCACTTCAATCACAATGCTGATTTCAAGAGCGAGGCCGCGCGCATTGGCGCTTCGGTCAAAGCCAAGGCGCATTCGCAACTACGATTGCCGGCGCGCTACATCTATCAGTGCAAGTCGTGCAAGACGGAATACCCGCGTCGTAAGCGGTTGATATCGGCGTCGTGCGGGAAGTGCTCGCCCTCGCGTTTTGATGCGCGTTTCAAGTTAGCGCTTAAAAAAAAACTGAAGTAA
- a CDS encoding HmuY family protein, with product MLDVIGGGAPPTMGQIVLKYVYSATGTDLSAAAEVDTVGPTDDTLYYDFSTGTASFNLTDPGNRIDWDIRFFHYDADLNSGVFGIGQGVGHSRCMIPGPVILPTRRTLMTTQALKRLGQRAVQDEIASVFRNPDRGTNTICRLIIYSRKDIYALKVGGKTYKVFRSSVL from the coding sequence TTGTTGGACGTCATTGGCGGAGGCGCTCCTCCGACGATGGGGCAGATTGTTCTCAAGTATGTTTACTCGGCGACAGGTACTGACCTGTCAGCTGCTGCAGAAGTTGATACAGTAGGTCCTACAGACGACACGCTGTACTATGATTTTTCAACAGGTACCGCGTCATTCAATTTGACCGACCCGGGCAACCGGATTGATTGGGATATACGATTCTTTCACTATGATGCCGACTTGAACAGCGGAGTGTTCGGCATCGGCCAGGGCGTCGGCCATTCCAGGTGTATGATTCCCGGCCCAGTGATCCTTCCGACTCGACGGACTTTGATGACTACTCAAGCGCTCAAACGGTTGGGCCAGCGTGCTGTCCAGGACGAGATTGCATCCGTCTTTAGAAATCCCGATCGTGGTACAAATACAATTTGCAGACTCATCATATACTCGCGCAAAGATATCTATGCATTGAAAGTTGGCGGTAAGACTTACAAGGTGTTCAGATCATCAGTACTATAA
- a CDS encoding ABC transporter permease: MTSYDLITAAADNLWRMKLRSILTITGVLIAIAAFVSMISFGAGNQQYVNEQFEKFGLLTTMQVFPEDDKDKSDSVKAKVLNDSALALLAQIPGVRLAYPLEAFEIVAKMGDSTATLNAQAISSEVAGTTAMSQYVAGTRFASDSARQAVVTRDFLKRMGIEDADSAVGRELVVTARLIRIDSAWSAIISDRDGAIRKRLRGIDRDSIFEPGYMMGMLRRETSEALRRFYSGLMNNRELVTETLKIAGVIPGRRESPLRVEQVVLPLATARRLNDSDISMSPASLMSSFSSGNLPDMFAPKEGKSYSKVTLDFDPHMPFKTVRDSVKALGFKTFSFAEEFEEIQKMFIYFDMALGMIGLIALVTASLGIANTMIMSILERRREIGVLKALGADDSDIRRIFLYEAAAIGTLGATFGIILGWVIARIASFTAQSFMRKEGMEAIELFATPWWLIAIALGFGIVVSLLAGYYPARRAARLDPVESLRNE; encoded by the coding sequence GTGACATCGTACGATCTGATTACGGCGGCGGCGGATAATCTGTGGCGGATGAAGCTGCGTTCGATCCTGACGATTACCGGCGTGTTGATTGCGATTGCGGCTTTTGTGTCGATGATCTCGTTCGGCGCCGGAAATCAGCAGTATGTCAACGAGCAGTTCGAGAAATTCGGGCTGTTGACGACGATGCAGGTGTTCCCCGAAGATGACAAGGACAAGAGCGACAGTGTCAAGGCGAAGGTGCTGAATGATTCGGCGCTGGCGCTGCTGGCGCAAATCCCGGGTGTGCGTCTGGCTTATCCGCTGGAGGCGTTCGAAATTGTAGCCAAAATGGGAGACAGCACAGCGACACTAAATGCGCAGGCGATATCATCGGAGGTTGCCGGTACGACGGCAATGTCGCAGTACGTCGCAGGGACACGATTTGCGAGTGACAGTGCGAGACAGGCGGTGGTGACGCGCGATTTCCTTAAGCGAATGGGTATCGAAGATGCGGACTCTGCGGTAGGAAGAGAATTGGTGGTTACTGCACGGTTGATTCGAATCGACAGCGCGTGGTCGGCGATAATCAGCGATCGCGACGGTGCGATACGCAAGAGACTGCGCGGCATTGATCGCGATTCGATTTTTGAGCCGGGCTATATGATGGGGATGCTGAGGCGGGAGACCTCGGAGGCGTTGCGGCGGTTCTACTCGGGATTGATGAATAACCGCGAGCTGGTTACAGAAACGCTGAAGATTGCCGGTGTTATTCCGGGCAGGCGCGAGAGTCCTCTGCGTGTGGAGCAGGTTGTTTTGCCGCTGGCTACGGCGCGGAGGCTTAATGACAGCGATATCTCGATGTCGCCGGCGAGTTTGATGAGTTCGTTTAGTTCGGGAAATCTGCCGGATATGTTTGCGCCGAAGGAGGGCAAGTCATACTCCAAGGTGACGCTCGATTTTGATCCGCACATGCCGTTCAAAACAGTCCGCGATTCGGTGAAGGCGCTGGGATTTAAGACTTTCAGTTTTGCCGAGGAGTTCGAAGAGATACAGAAGATGTTTATCTATTTCGACATGGCGCTGGGGATGATCGGTTTGATTGCGCTGGTGACGGCTTCGTTGGGGATTGCGAACACCATGATCATGTCGATTCTGGAGCGTCGCCGCGAGATCGGCGTGCTCAAGGCGCTGGGTGCGGATGATTCGGATATTCGGCGGATATTCTTGTACGAGGCGGCGGCAATCGGCACGCTGGGAGCGACATTTGGAATCATTTTGGGCTGGGTCATTGCGCGGATTGCGTCGTTTACGGCGCAGTCGTTTATGCGCAAAGAGGGTATGGAAGCAATCGAGTTGTTTGCGACGCCGTGGTGGTTGATCGCGATTGCGTTGGGGTTTGGAATCGTGGTGAGTTTGCTTGCGGGGTATTATCCGGCGCGAAGGGCGGCAAGGCTCGATCCGGTGGAGTCGTTGAGGAATGAGTAG
- a CDS encoding diguanylate cyclase encodes MPQVLRRFENVPPGLCHAASFLLVSSISAVYYATGSQLSFSIFYLIPIAFATWTVGYWSGVFYSFLSVATWYFADIYDGASNVGQLWLGINMILRLALFIAVAWVLTTLKRTAEVHKQAARIDELTGIPNRRAFYEAAQLEIARAHRTPTPFTVVFTDIDNFKNVNDKFGHLIGDRLLTLTAEILRQNVREIDQVARLGGDEFVLLLSGTDAKGASTVMERLRSDLTAMAQTYNWPVTYSAGAVTFSRPPESVDEMITKADTLMYSVKQSGKDHIRQASD; translated from the coding sequence GTGCCTCAGGTACTCAGGAGATTCGAGAATGTGCCGCCGGGGCTCTGTCACGCCGCGTCGTTCCTGCTCGTTTCTTCCATAAGTGCGGTCTACTATGCTACTGGCTCTCAACTATCTTTCTCAATCTTCTATCTGATTCCCATCGCATTTGCTACCTGGACTGTAGGGTATTGGTCAGGTGTTTTCTATTCATTCCTTAGTGTAGCGACATGGTACTTTGCAGATATTTATGACGGTGCGTCAAATGTGGGTCAATTGTGGCTTGGGATCAATATGATACTCAGACTTGCGTTATTCATCGCAGTCGCCTGGGTATTGACAACGCTAAAGCGTACTGCAGAAGTTCACAAACAAGCGGCGCGCATTGATGAACTGACGGGGATTCCAAATCGACGGGCATTTTACGAAGCTGCGCAATTGGAGATAGCTCGTGCGCACCGTACTCCGACACCGTTTACAGTAGTTTTCACGGACATTGACAATTTTAAGAACGTCAACGATAAGTTCGGCCATCTAATTGGGGATCGGCTCCTGACACTTACGGCGGAGATACTGAGGCAGAATGTGCGTGAAATTGACCAAGTTGCGCGACTTGGAGGCGACGAGTTTGTGCTGCTCTTGAGTGGTACCGATGCCAAAGGCGCGTCCACGGTAATGGAGCGCCTAAGAAGCGATTTGACTGCCATGGCACAGACATATAATTGGCCAGTGACCTACAGTGCGGGAGCTGTGACTTTCAGCCGTCCGCCAGAGTCTGTGGACGAGATGATCACCAAAGCCGACACACTCATGTACTCTGTTAAGCAGAGCGGCAAGGATCATATTCGACAGGCAAGCGACTGA